One Brassica napus cultivar Da-Ae chromosome C2, Da-Ae, whole genome shotgun sequence DNA window includes the following coding sequences:
- the LOC125582241 gene encoding uncharacterized protein LOC125582241, translating into MKSSSNTSVSGDLISKKRNGKGSVSSAEPINRTDQPRDSSAKAVSVVSMSKKSNGKAVLCSDVPMRHTGGNSVSSAKTHEVMFFKDVRFGPQEGELRFRLIHFWEARNPIKKVLIGIEMLLIDEQGTVIQGFIPPGRIDTYLPHMIAGSIYRLTNFYGSRSKTVYRVAEPIVTITFSWTSVLSVFEDSSVHFPEVRFRFNGYEEFEAGCDLGGDLYDYVGHIKLVGEQALTAGLVLDEVEIASSRRLMVHLQTHDGPMVKLYLWDKAATDFCEKFKAHRNTPSVILVTTVNPKWFGGALTLSSLSSSRVFLDLDVQPTRDYLTWLDSNTDVANRVNPDIVTKAETVTIGDLFSYIKHEGSKVAWFECTATIDDVVHGSAWYYISCGGCKTKATKGHTTLMCKKCGKAEVTGVAEYLTKLSVYDKNDHGFFVLLGDAGRELTGKPASELVERYFEANESVGDDHMVPVPQALIDTIGQTHTFIVKVSKHNLDGKTRSLTVTKVLPLEAAAADGNLEENVIVSAVEETLQMGKRVDGSSSEHEGSTDAAVKRSFDGDESEEAKRAKCG; encoded by the exons ATGAAATCCAGCAGCAACACCTCTGTTTCCGGCGACCTTATCTCCAAGAAACGAAACGGCAAAGGAAGTGTCTCTTCCGCTGAGCCGATCAACCGTACCGACCAACCCCGTGACTCTTCCGCCAAGGCTGTCTCTGTCGTTTCCATGTCGAAAAAGTCAAACGGCAAGGCTGTTCTGTGCTCTGATGTGCCGATGAGACATACCGGCGGAAACAGTGTTTCCTCCGCCAAAACCCATGAAGTGATGTTCTTCAAAGATGTCAGATTTGGTCCACAAGAAGGCGAGCTAAGGTTTCGTCTGATCCATTTTTGGGAAGCTCGGAACCCAATTAAGAAGGTGCTTATTGGTATAGAGATGCTACTTATTGATGAACAG gGTACTGTGATCCAAGGGTTCATCCCCCCAGGAAGGATTGACACCTATTTGCCACACATGATCGCCGGTTCCATTTACAGACTCACTAATTTTTATGGGTCTAGGAGCAAGACTGTGTACCGGGTTGCTGAACCAATTGTGACTATTACTTTCTCATGGACCTCTGTCCTCTCTGTTTTTGAGGACAGTTCGGTTCATTTTCCTGAGGTCCGGTTCCGGTTCAATGGGTATGAAGAGTTTGAAGCAGGCTGTGACCTCGGAGGGGATCTTTATG ATTACGTTGGTCACATCAAACTGGTGGGTGAGCAGGCTCTGACTGCCGGTCTTGTGCTTGATGAAGTCGAGATAGCTTCCTCACGGCGTCTTATGGTTCATCTCCAGACACATGA TGGTCCTATGGTGAAGCTATACCTATGGGACAAGGCTGCTACAGACTTCTGTGAGAAGTTTAAAGCGCATAGAAACACTCCGAGTGTTATTCTAGTGACTACTGTAAACCCGAAATGGTTTGGAG GCGCTCTAACTCTCTCCTCCCTATCATCCTCCCGTGTGTTTCTCGACTTGGACGTTCAACCAACCAGAGATTACCTGACTTG GTTGGACTCAAACACAGATGTTGCCAACAGGGTTAATCCCGACATTGTGACCAAGGCAGAGACGGTTACAATAGGGGATCTGTTCTCTTACATCAAGCATGAAGGATCAAAG GTTGCTTGGTTTGAGTGCACAGCCACTATTGATGATGTTGTGCATGGTTCTGCATGGTATTATATTTCATGCGGTGGGTGCAAGACGAAGGCGACAAAGGGGCATACTACGCTCATGTGTAAAAAATGTGGGAAAGCTGAAGTTACCGGTGTTGCAGA GTATCTTACGAAGCTCTCTGTCTATGATAAAAATGACCATGGGTTTTTTGTGCTTCTCGGTGACGCTGGGCGTGAGTTGACTGGGAAGCCAGCATCAGAATTGGTTGAGAGATATTTTGAG GCCAATGAAAGCGTAGGAGATGATCACATGGTCCCGGTGCCACAGGCTCTAATTGATACCATTGGGCAAACTCACACTTTCATTGTGAAGGTTTCAAAACACAATTTGGATGGCAAGACCCGATCTTTGACTGTTACAAAGGTGCTCCCTCTTGAAGCTGCAGCAGCTGATGGCAACTTAGAAGAAAATGTGATTGTTTCTGCTGTCGAGGAGACCTTACAGATGGGCAAGCGTGTGGATGGTTCTTCCAGTGAGCATGAGGGATCCACAGATGCAGCGGTGAAAAGGAGTTTTGATGGGGATGAGTCAGAAGAAGCTAAGCGTGCCAAATGTGGCTAG
- the LOC106362200 gene encoding uncharacterized protein LOC106362200 isoform X4, translating to MNVVAGRMRNTTLGTNELILCSVVKSLFLLNMSAFKTMGTSEEKPASSTQDIPPHTVSRLVKLYAGLLWRRRYSESVFPIKGSGYLCGCQACDYTKVLNAYAF from the exons ATGAATGTGGTGGCTGGACGAATGAGAAACACAACTTTGGGAACAAACGAGCTCATTTTGTGTTCTGTAGTAAAGTCTCTGTTTTTGTTAAATATGTCGG CTTTTAAAACAATGGGAACAAGCGAAGAAAAACCAGCATCCTCAACACAG GACATTCCCCCCCACACCGTATCCAGACTGGTCAAACTCTATGCAG GCTTATTATGGAGGAGGAGGTACTCCGAATCCGTTTTTCCCATCAAAGGATCAGGCTATCTTTGTGGGTGTCAAGCTTGCGATTATACAAAG GTGCTTAATGCGTATGCATTTTAG
- the LOC106362200 gene encoding uncharacterized protein LOC106362200 isoform X3 has translation MNVVAGRMRNTTLGTNELILCSVVKSLFLLNMSAFKTMGTSEEKPASSTQDIPPHTVSRLVKLYAGLLWRRRYSESVFPIKGSGYLCGCQACDYTKSPSCRSQP, from the exons ATGAATGTGGTGGCTGGACGAATGAGAAACACAACTTTGGGAACAAACGAGCTCATTTTGTGTTCTGTAGTAAAGTCTCTGTTTTTGTTAAATATGTCGG CTTTTAAAACAATGGGAACAAGCGAAGAAAAACCAGCATCCTCAACACAG GACATTCCCCCCCACACCGTATCCAGACTGGTCAAACTCTATGCAG GCTTATTATGGAGGAGGAGGTACTCCGAATCCGTTTTTCCCATCAAAGGATCAGGCTATCTTTGTGGGTGTCAAGCTTGCGATTATACAAAG TCCCCTTCATGCAGGTCACAACCTTGA
- the LOC106362200 gene encoding uncharacterized protein LOC106362200 isoform X5, which translates to MNVVAGRMRNTTLGTNELILCSVVKSLFLLNMSAFKTMGTSEEKPASSTQDIPPHTVSRLVKLYAGLLWRRRYSESVFPIKGSGYLCGCQACDYTKFQ; encoded by the exons ATGAATGTGGTGGCTGGACGAATGAGAAACACAACTTTGGGAACAAACGAGCTCATTTTGTGTTCTGTAGTAAAGTCTCTGTTTTTGTTAAATATGTCGG CTTTTAAAACAATGGGAACAAGCGAAGAAAAACCAGCATCCTCAACACAG GACATTCCCCCCCACACCGTATCCAGACTGGTCAAACTCTATGCAG GCTTATTATGGAGGAGGAGGTACTCCGAATCCGTTTTTCCCATCAAAGGATCAGGCTATCTTTGTGGGTGTCAAGCTTGCGATTATACAAAG TTCCAGTAG
- the LOC106362200 gene encoding uncharacterized protein LOC106362200 isoform X2 — MNVVAGRMRNTTLGTNELILCSVVKSLFLLNMSAFKTMGTSEEKPASSTQDIPPHTVSRLVKLYAGLLWRRRYSESVFPIKGSGYLCGCQACDYTKTEIEMLNRTYKY; from the exons ATGAATGTGGTGGCTGGACGAATGAGAAACACAACTTTGGGAACAAACGAGCTCATTTTGTGTTCTGTAGTAAAGTCTCTGTTTTTGTTAAATATGTCGG CTTTTAAAACAATGGGAACAAGCGAAGAAAAACCAGCATCCTCAACACAG GACATTCCCCCCCACACCGTATCCAGACTGGTCAAACTCTATGCAG GCTTATTATGGAGGAGGAGGTACTCCGAATCCGTTTTTCCCATCAAAGGATCAGGCTATCTTTGTGGGTGTCAAGCTTGCGATTATACAAAG acTGAAATCGAAATGCTCAACCGCACATACAAGTACTGA
- the LOC106362200 gene encoding uncharacterized protein LOC106362200 isoform X1, producing the protein MNVVAGRMRNTTLGTNELILCSVVKSLFLLNMSAFKTMGTSEEKPASSTQDIPPHTVSRLVKLYAGLLWRRRYSESVFPIKGSGYLCGCQACDYTKPNTSQRFFLLELH; encoded by the exons ATGAATGTGGTGGCTGGACGAATGAGAAACACAACTTTGGGAACAAACGAGCTCATTTTGTGTTCTGTAGTAAAGTCTCTGTTTTTGTTAAATATGTCGG CTTTTAAAACAATGGGAACAAGCGAAGAAAAACCAGCATCCTCAACACAG GACATTCCCCCCCACACCGTATCCAGACTGGTCAAACTCTATGCAG GCTTATTATGGAGGAGGAGGTACTCCGAATCCGTTTTTCCCATCAAAGGATCAGGCTATCTTTGTGGGTGTCAAGCTTGCGATTATACAAAG cccAACACATCGCAGAGATTCTTTCTGCTGGAGCTACACTAA
- the LOC125582033 gene encoding MLP-like protein 34 encodes MAEAAPTEASSLVGKLETEVEIKASAGKFHHMFAGRPHHVSKASPGNIQGCDLHEGDWGKVGSIVYWNYIHDGEAKVAKERIEAVEPEKNLITFRVIEGDLMKEYKSFLLTIQVTPKHGGPGSIVHWHLEYEKISEEVAHPETLLQFCVEVSKEIDEHLLSEE; translated from the exons ATGGCTGAGGCGGCACCAACTGAGGCGTCTAGTTTAGTCGGAAAGCTTGAGACAGAAGTGGAGATCAAAGCTTCGGCTGGAAAGTTTCATCACATGTTTGCAGGAAGACCGCATCACGTCTCCAAAGCATCTCCAGGTAACATTCAAGGTTGTGACCTGCATGAAGGGGACTGGGGCAAAGTCGGCTCTATCGTCTACTGGAACTACATTCATG ACGGGGAGGCCAAGGTGGCAAAGGAGAGGATCGAGGCAGTGGAGCCGGAGAAGAACTTGATCACGTTCAGGGTTATAGAAGGTGATCTGATGAAAGAGTACAAAAGCTTCTTGCTCACGATCCAGGTGACCCCTAAGCATGGAGGGCCGGGGAGTATTGTGCACTGGCACCTTGAGTACGAGAAGATTAGCGAGGAGGTTGCTCATCCCGAGACTCTCCTCCAGTTCTGTGTTGAAGTCTCCAAAGAGATCGACGAACATCTCTTGTCTGAGGAATAG